One stretch of Leishmania infantum JPCM5 genome chromosome 22 DNA includes these proteins:
- a CDS encoding 3'a2rel-related protein has product MCPVPHQGLQRNRSPRVSTARMLQRALLLVALLCSFSLMTAVVTTPRGDGVHGTLCVSALHGAVLGRGKGLRAPPLTVPLLQPVALPHHTGSAVVVAAARADGDVDDIVTFSQAGDVFALEESASASVPSSSSSGVSPGANGRGSKAAKAPETPASSSSLSVPLPRGSSAVSSLRRSSLLPSAADIVVVLVGEGDAGTELPPSSSAPPPDNFGTRRAPAMRLALLGLIALVVPAAIIALAMWCVCRRTRYKRKVKGLRLNGTRQPGEVDDVDMGNIVRGGDWLNLDAATPGRTKIGANGARFSILAPSTAACVRMDATFDPIGQQAAETRQRKRARRVAVAAAEAAVIPARGAGNGGSDGLASPVSGESGAAGPEMWSSDEEERSDGYSVNGGVSGGNVGVAGGSAQAHATSSVLPGTGATGAGASSGAGPHLRGGAVTSSVVTAVHPLDHDLHYFNETTRVLLGRYTAESGGGVPQMPPSALPGGCGAAEQSLRLASGNEAESGNAVVSKPKSVFEQILSFAVAPLQVGREFHQRGDNRYSCNVADSAGGPRALAAPVPRGRERAERHTEKEDLEEEHAFQDDEELDEEYKDEECGDYEGSSQRHSGGVYVPGA; this is encoded by the coding sequence ATGTGTCCCGTGCCTCATCAAGGGCTGCAGCGCAACCGCAGTCCTCGCGTCTCCACGGCGCGAATGCTTCAACGGGCGCTGTTGCTTGTGGCCCTGCTGTGCAGTTTCTCACTtatgacggcggtggtgacgacaccccgcggcgacggtgttCATGGCACTCTTTGCGTCTCTGCCTTACACGGCGCTGTattggggagggggaagggcctacgcgcgccaccgctcaCTGTGCCCTTGCTGCAGCCTGTAGCGCTACCGCACCATACGGGTTCCGCTGTTgtggtggccgccgcgcgggCTGACGGCGATGTTGACGATATCGTCACTTTTTCGCAAGCCGGCGATGTGTTCGCCTTGGAGGAGAGCGCTTCTGCATCCGTGCCGTCTTCCTCGAGCTCCGGCGTCAGCCCAGGCGCTAACGGGAGGGGCAGCAAAGCAGCAAAGGCTCCAGAGACCCCGgcttcctcgtcgtcgttgtccgTTCCGTTGCCGCGGGGGTCGTCCGCGGTGTCATCGTTGAGGAGGTCGTCGTTATTGCCCTCAGCGGCCGACATTGTTGTCGTCTTGGTCGGTGAAGGCGACGCGGGCACAGAACTGCCCCCCTCATCGTCAGCACCCCCTCCCGACAACTTCGgcacgcgccgcgcacctgcgatgcgcctcgctctcctcggTCTCATCGCCCTCGTGGTGCCCGCTGCTATCATCGCCCTTGCCATGTGgtgcgtctgccgccgcacgcggtACAAGCGAAAGGTAAAGGGCTTGCGTCTCAACGGCACTCGTCAACCCGGCGAGGTGGATGACGTGGACATGGGCAACATTGTCAGGGGCGGCGATTGGCTGAACCTCGACGCTGCCACCCCAGGCAGAACTAAGATCGGCGCCAACGGCGCGCGTTTCTCCATTTTGGCGCCGTCGACCGCTGCTTGCGTTCGCATGGACGCCACGTTCGACCCGATCGGGCAGCAGGCCGCggagacgcggcagcgcaaaCGTGCCCGGCGggtggctgtggctgctgccgaagcGGCCGTCATCCCGGCGAGGGGCGctggcaacggcggcagcgatggtCTTGCGAGCCCGGTAAGCGGTGAATCGGGCGCCGCAGGGCCGGAGATGTGGTCCAGCGATGAAGAGGAGCGTAGCGACGGCTATTCAGTGAACGGAGGCGTCAGTGGCGGCAACGTTGGGGTTGCGGGTGGCTCTGCCCAAGCGCATGCCACCTCGAGCGTTTTACCCGGCACTGGAGCCACGGGTGCCGGGGCTTCGTCTGGAGCTGGCCCGCACCTGAGGGGTGGCGCTGTCACCAGCTCCGTGGTAACCGCCGTTCATCCACTGGATCACGACCTGCACTACTTCAACGAGACgacgcgtgtgctgctgggTCGCTACACGGCAGAGAGCGGGGGTGGTGTGCCGCAgatgccgccgtcggcgttgccaggcggctgtggtgctgctgagcagAGCCTACGGCTAGCTTCGGGCAACGAGGCCGAgagcggcaacgccgtcgtAAGCAAGCCCAAGTCGGTCTTTGAGCAGATTCTTTCGTTCGCcgttgcgccgctgcaggtaGGCCGTGAGTTCCATCAGCGCGGTGACAACAGGTATAGCTGCAATGTGGCAGACAGCGCTGGAGGGCCGAGAGCTCTGGCAGCGCCTGTGCCACGGGGCAGGGAGCGTGCTGAGCGGCACACCGAGAAGGAAGACTTGGAAGAGGAGCACGCCTTCCAGGATGACGAAGAGCTCGATGAGGAATACAAGGACGAGGAGTGCGGCGATTATGAAGGGTCGTCGCAACGCCACAGCGGTGGCGTGTACGTCCCTGGCGCCTAA
- a CDS encoding prefoldin 5-like protein, translating to MSINVYQLPIEQLEGLKEQLDNDVRSLGTAYDGLYNGRTRYQDNHDVVAQYHAVCENAAKTEAAQEVLVCMTSSLFVRGTVVPSDKVLVDVGTGYFLEQSMEHAKKYFLSRAAQIKESMDQVEKTIVLKQRQQNQVIDALQQKTMAMQRYHEEHGKE from the coding sequence ATGAGTATCAACGTCTATCAGCTACCCATTGAGCAGCTCGAAGGCCTCAAGGAGCAGCTTGACAATGATGTGCGTAGTCTTGGGACGGCTTACGACGGCCTCTACAACGGACGCACTCGCTACCAGGACAACCACGACGTGGTTGCGCAGTACCATGCCGTTTGCGAGAACGCCGCCAAgacggaagcggcgcaggaggtgctCGTGTGCATGACATCGTCGCTCTTTGTGCGCGGCACCGTTGTGCCGAGCGACAAGGTATTGGTGGACGTCGGCACCGGCTACTTCCTGGAGCAGTCGATGGAACACGCGAAGAAGTACTTCCTATCTCGCGCGGCGCAAATCAAGGAGAGCATGGACCAGGTAGAGAAGACGATCGTGttgaagcagcggcagcaaaaTCAGGTCATCGACGCACTCCAGCAGAAGACAATGGCGATGCAGCGTTACCATGAGGAGCACGGGAAGGAGtag
- a CDS encoding glucoamylase-like protein, translated as MVRVLAHQQSVLFPCECNASQCVAAKPFSRSTSPSDTARLCGTPGGLSTSQSVTMCSTVQRRSRGAVSVAATNGTAMSSACPLTSPESVSVHLSGIYASPPPSSSQAYANGHDQCCSPFPVPGSSRRRCHKTGTAASSPSAYAHVPHQHHLFLQHYSVDGVSGYGSRRGPLLSSSPNLTVTPLPMWTSVPEAACATTTATAVAGQGRTSAPAGTSTAQGASGGASDFSAIARGLSGVALEKQLLHASKGELAQILLELASCNPEASRFIHSKAFFFAFRHEHGGGSVEACKECPAATPATTAAAAAAAANKNGQHYALHGGLGSDFTSKTVDTPDGDRSCEQSGALKRPVTGAAALGGAEAAHDHVIARCIFPVEAADDENGDGDGDDSVAKIEHSDPTVAKGAANATMPRCCLYPEDRAFSAELHPCLRWYGACRNATSCVYANVPRNLCLSWIRGSCMADTGCSGVHRLPSPCPPEIRRIYELNHGLARRDTPANACAVGVSLGHFLPIPPPFPVCTSKVRAPLANGSVAAALPTNPNANAPATELAEACAAANEALGMCAAMAEGLGEKVVVHTPTDQSIHKDTFLGGGSTPHRHPHGRDVELCISAMTMSERRGGAHTMTAGDASLWDLSDAAITTNACGPVDHEMLQYTGGILGAGASAGAAAAAVPPCLFDADVRPGGRRGGVVSSAANSRCSTAEGFDSRTNSVSRYLGPQFDRAATAVPHCNDGRPDSAAMGGAMQEQKPDPKKSIKSICDCVCEAKEPLQVVPVRPAGGAAGALIDVDDEGDFSAPAAGTRTRMQSPLYQ; from the coding sequence ATGGTTCGAGTGCTTGCCCACCAGCAGTCGGTGCTCTTTCCGTGCGAGTGCAACGCTAGCCAATGCGTGGCTGCGAAACCCTTTTCCCGGTCGACATCGCCTTCTGACACAGCGCGGCTGTGTGGGACGCCGGGCGGGTTGTCCACATCGCAGAGCGTAACCATGTGCAGTACTGTGCAGCGAAggagccgcggcgccgtgtcggtggcggcgaccaACGGTACTGCGATGAGCTCTGCTTGTCCTTTGACGTCGCCGGAGAGTGTTAGCGTGCACTTGAGTGGCATCTacgcgtcaccgccgccgtcgtcctcgcaGGCGTACGCCAATGGCCATGACCAGTGTTGCTCGCCTTTCCCAGTCCCCGGCAGCAGTAGACGGAGGTGCCACAAAAcgggcaccgctgccagcTCTCCGTCTGCGTACGCACACGTGCCACACCAACACCATCTTTTCCTCCAGCACTACAGCGTTGATGGGGTTAGTGGCTATGGCTCCCGCCGCGGCCCGTTGCTGTCCTCTTCTCCAAACCTGACAGTGACACCACTGCCCATGTGGACGTCGGTGCCGGAAGCTGCCTGTGCAACGACAACGGCGACGGCTGTAGCAGGTCAAGGACGAACGAGCGCACCGGCAGGCACCTCAACTGCCCAAGGCGCTTCGGGAGGAGCGTCAGATTTCTCGGCTATTGCGCGCGGCCTGTCTGGCGTGGCTctggagaagcagctgcttcaCGCCAGCAAAGGTGAGCTGGCGCAGATCCTACTGGAGCTGGCCAGCTGCAACCCGGAGGCATCACGCTTTATCCACTCCAAGGcgttcttcttcgccttccgCCACGAACACGGGGGTGGGTCTGTGGAGGCTTGCAAAGAATGCCCAGCAGCGACCCcggcgacgacagcagccgcagccgctgccgctgcgaaCAAGAACGGGCAGCACTACGCTCTTCACGGCGGATTGGGCAGTGATTTTACCTCAAAGACTGTGGACACCCCCGACGGTGACCGTTCTTGCGAGCAGTCAGGGGCGCTCAAGCGACCCGTCACAGGTGCGGCGgccctcggcggcgctgaagcggCGCACGACCACGTCATCGCTCGCTGCATCTTTcccgtggaggcggcggacgacgagaatggcgacggcgacggcgacgactcTGTGGCTAAGATCGAGCATTCTGACCCGACGGTGGCGAAGGGTGCTGCCAACGCAACAatgccgcggtgctgccTCTACCCGGAGGATCGTGCCTTCAGCGCTGAGCTGCACCCGTGCCTCCGCTGGTACGGCGCGTGCCGCAACGCGACGAGTTGCGTTTACGCGAATGTGCCGCGCAACCTGTGTTTAAGCTGGATTCGCGGCTCCTGCATGGCCGACACCGGGTGCAGCGGCGTTCACCGACTCCCTTCCCCATGCCCGCCTGAGATTCGCAGAATCTACGAGCTGAACCACGGCCTCGCACGCCGCGACACACCCGCGAACGCGTGCGCCGTCGGGGTATCTCTTGGTCATTTTCTCCCCATTCCTCCTCCGTTCCCGGTCTGCACCTCGAAGGTACGAGCGCCGCTTGCGAACGGAagcgttgctgcagcgcttcccACCAATCCGAACGCGAACGCCCCGGCCACTGAGCTTGCGGAggcttgcgctgctgccaacGAAGCACTTGGCATGTGCGCCGCTATGGCGGAGGGGCTAGGAGAGAAGGTAGTTGTGCACACGCCAACGGACCAGTCTATCCACAAGGACAccttcctcggcggcggcagcacgccgcaccgccatccGCACGGGCGTGACGTGGAGCTCTGCATCTCTGCCATGACGATGTCGgagaggcgcggcggcgcccacACGATGACGGCTGGAGACGCCAGCTTGTGGGACTTATCTGATGCGGCCATCACCACGAATGCCTGCGGGCCGGTTGATCACGAGATGCTGCAGTACACCGGCGGCATTCTTGGTGCCGGCGCCAgtgctggtgcagcggccgcggcggtccCGCCGTGCCTCTTTGATGCCGACGTTCGACCGGGAGGTCGGAGGGGTGGCGTTGTGTCTTCAGCTGCTAATAGTCGCTGTAGCACCGCCGAGGGCTTCGACAGCCGCACGAACTCCGTCAGCCGATACCTCGGCCCTCAGTTTGAtcgcgcggcgacggcggtgcctcACTGCAACGATGGGCGGCCCGACAGCGCGGCCATGGGCGGGGCAATGCAGGAGCAGAAGCCGGATCCTAAGAAGAGCATCAAGTCCATCTGCGATTGTGTCTGCGAGGCCAAGGAGCCTCTCCAAGTGGTACCCGTTCGTCCAgccggtggcgcggcggggGCATTGATTGACGTGGATGACGAGGGCGACTTctccgctcctgctgcaggcacgcgcacgcggatGCAATCACCACTGTACCAGTGA